A genomic window from Thunnus maccoyii chromosome 2, fThuMac1.1, whole genome shotgun sequence includes:
- the LOC121913584 gene encoding E3 ubiquitin-protein ligase TRIM21-like, which produces MSTASCLRSEDQFLCSICLDVFTDPVTTSCGHNFCKNCITEHWNSNDQYLCPICKEVFITRPELHVNTLLSGMVSQFRQESRQEASSKAEIQQMIQKRRLKIQEIKHSVDLSKKDADREIAEGVRVFNVLKESIKRGEEIVKTIKERQKTTEKQADVFIKELEQEISKLMKRSSEVKQLSRSEDHLHLLQNIPSLKAALPTKDWTEVSVRPPSYEGTVVKAVAQVDKTLSKEMRKLFTEAELKRVQQYAVDVTLDPDTAHPKLILSGDGKKVNHGDAKKNLPDNPKRFTRYANVLGKQSFSSGRFYFEVQVKGKTDWTLGVARESINRKGEIPLSPQNGYWCIWLRNASVYEALTGVLIDLSLKSQPQKVGVFVDYEEGLVSFYDVDAAALIYSFTGCSFTEKLYPYFSPCLNDGGKNSAPLIICPVNQTA; this is translated from the exons ATGTCTACTGCCAGCTGTCTGCGAtctgaagatcagtttctgtgctccatctgtctggatgtgttcactgatccagtcaccacatcatgtggacacaacttctgtaaaaactgcatcactgaaCACTGGAACAGTAATGACCAGTACCTGTGTCCCATCTGTAAGGAAGTTTTTATCACAAGACCTGAGCTGCATGTCAATACTTTGCTCTCTGGGATGGTTTCTCAGTTCAGACAGGAATCTCGACAGgaagccagcagca aggctgaaattcagcagatgatccagaagagaCGACTGAAGATTCAAGAGATCAAACACTCGGTTGACCTCAGTAAGAAggatgcagacagagagatagcAGAAGGTGTTCGGGTCTTCAATGTTCTGAAGGAGTCTATTAAGAGAGGCGAGGAAATTGTCAAAACAATcaaagagaggcagaaaacgacagagaaacaggctgacgtcttcatcaaagagctggaacaggaaatctctaagctgatgaagagaagctctgaggtgaagcagctctcacgctctgaagaccacctccacctcctccaaaacATCCCATCCCTGAAAGCTGCTCTACccaccaaagactggacagaggtcAGCGTCCGTCCACCATCATATGAGGGGACTGTGGTGAAAGCTGTGGCTCAGGTGGACAAGACGCTCAGCAAAGAGATGAGGAAGCTGTTCACTgaggctgagctgaagagggtccagcagtatgcagtggatgtgactctTGATCCTGATACAGCACATCCTAAACTCATCTTGTCTGGTGATGGAAAGAAAGTAAATCATGGTGATGCGAAGAAGAATCTCCCAGACAACCCAAAGAGATTTACACgttatgcaaatgttttaggAAAGCAGAGTTTCTCTTCAGGCAGATTTTACTTTGAGGTTCAGGTTAAAGGGAAGACTGACTGGACTTTAGGAGTGGCCAGAGAGTCGATCAACAGGAAGGGAGAAATCCCACTGAGCCCTCAGAATGGTTACTGGTGTATATGGTTAAGAAATGCCAGTGTGTACGAAGCTCTTACTGGTGTTTTAATTGATCTCTCTCTGAAGTCTCAGCCTcagaaggtgggggtgtttgtggattatgaggagggtctggtctccttttatgacgtagatgctgcagctcttatctactcctttactggctgctccttcactgagaaactctacCCATACTTCAGTCCCTGTCTGAATGATGGTGGTAAAAACTCCGCCCCTCTGATCATctgtcctgtcaatcaaactgccTGA